The genomic segment CTTAGCCAaaactatcaaacttttcctttaGCATTGGTGCTTCAATCCTTCCTTGAAGAtgttttcccaatcctttccctgacaaggctcctcttcctaccatcaattgTAACCCCATCTCTGTAGTCTTGGATATTTTCAGTACCGGGAGTCTACTTCCTTCAGTAATAAACATTGTGTTCACAAATTCTAAGGACCGAAAAGAATAGTCCACTGCCTCATCATTAGTTTCTACATAAGGTGCATCACCAGTTACCGTCGCGACAGTATCCTCCTCCGCACTTATTGTTATCAATCGACCCTCTGACACTAACTTCACCTTTTGATGCAGCGATGAAGATACTGCCCCagctgagtgtatccatggtctccccaataaacagTTGTAGGAAGGCTTAATATCTATTACCAAGAAGTCCACCTCATAAGTAGTTGGGCCAATCATTAACGGTATTTCAATTCTCCCAATAACCCTCCTttctgttccatcaaatgcccttactatgttCTGGCATGTTTTCATGTGTGAACTGTCCATCGGTAGTCGATTAAGAGTAGATAAAGGCAACACAttcagtgcagatccattatcaatcaGTACCCCTGGCaatgtgtaccctttgcatcgggtAGTAATATGCAGAGCTTTAGTAGAACCCCTTCCTCCagacggtatttcatcatcattaaagaagataaaattgtcagcacttatGTTGTTAACCAAACGATCTAGCTTATTGACTGAAATATCATCAGCCATATATGTTTCATTTAGTACTTTTATCAGTGCACTTCGATGTACTTCTGAGCTTAGGAgcaaagctaatacagaaatacAGGCTGGCTGTTTAtacagttgctccacaacactgtattcgctgtgtttcaaaaacttcacgAACCcctttgcttcttcttcttttattggttcattaacTAACGGTTCAACTTCCACTaccttccctttcctctgttctacCATCAAATTCTTTTCTCTTGGCAATTCTGCTTGAGTGTCATATCGCTTCCCATTGCGCGTATAAGAACTCCTTTCATGACTTCTCTCAACTTCTTTCCCCGGGATTATCACATTACATCCATAATTCCACGGGACCATTTTACTATCCTTATATGAGAAATTTGACGGCTTATGGATTACAAATTTTGGTGTTACCTGAACCCTAGCCTCATTATTCTTAGGGTGTGaaataatgaccacaggatgattcaTTTTTGAAGTCTTTGTTGCTGACTCTGATGCACATATGCTTCTTTCTCCTTCTACTTCTTTATAAAACTTCATTTCTTTGTTAttcatcatgctttgaaccagaGCCCTGAATCCTTTGCATTTTTGAATTGCATGTCCTCTTTCATGGTGGAATTCACAATAGTTTTCAATCCCATCCCCTTCCTCAAAATCTGAAATAACTTGCCCTCTTTTCACCATCTCTTTCCAAACctgtttcaatggagtttttacttcaccAATGTCATTCTTGACTTTTTCTCCCATACTTTTGCTCATCATGTTCACTCCCTTATCAGCATGATTAGGTAACAAATTTTCTGCGTTAAgtgagtcatcaaatttgacaacacccatgctgatgagtctttcaactacCTTCTTGAAAGtcatgcaattctctattgaatgcTCTATAATTCCCTCATGGTAGTCGCATTGTGCGTTTGCATcctaccatttgggatacgggggttgtaaAGGGTTTAAGTAATAAGGAGAAACAACATGTGTATTGAATAAATTCTGATACAGCTCCTTGTATGACAGCGGAATTGGCGTAAACTGGGGCTTTTTAGTATTTTGCCTCCCTCCTGCTTCTTGTTTCAATGAGCtttgttgattagcaaccaccttctttggttgattcactgTAATTGACCTGCTGTATGCACTCACAttgttcacttcattttctcttttctttggggCTGACCTTCTATTATTCTCCCCACCATCTATTCTttcgttctcaatcatttcaccgttcatgattatatctgagaaaTTCTTTGAGACACTTCCCAACATATGTGTAATGAAAGGGGCCTTCAATGTATTGATAAAAAGCATCGTCATTTCCATTTCTAAAAGTGGTGGCTGAACCTGAACCACAATCTCTCTCCacctctgcgcatactgtctgaagctttcattcgatttcttttccaaattctTCAAAGTGAttctgtcaggcatcatttctgttacatgactgtattgtctAATAAAAGCCTGCGCCAAATCTCTCCAAGTACCAATTTTGGTTCGGtacaactgattgtaccatttcgacgctgctccaatgaggctatcctgaaaaaaatgtattaatagatgatcattgttaatatacccaaccattctcctacagaacatgatgatatgggcttcagggcaactagtcccactatatttctcaaattcaggcatcttGAACTTAtaaggaagcaccaaatctgAGACCAAGCTTAGATCTTTTGCATCTATTCCACGATAGCTTTCAATGCTCTCCATTGCcctaaatttctcttcaatccatttccatttctcctcaaactgtTTTGGCAAATCTTCCTTTATTTTATCCTTCTTAGCTACCTTATCGAAATCTGGGACAGAAATATTATTTGGGttatcaccgggattaaagcctAATCTAGTCTGATGTTCAACGGCATTGAAACACCACCTTGAAAATGCtgaggcctaatcgaaatagAAGGTCTATGGGGATGCAGCTCGGTCTGAATTTGCGCATGTGGAGGCataaaacctggaggataaagtggttcgtcattgttttcttcttcattatTAATCGCCGGGTCTTTCCCCTTATTAGTTAGCAATTTAGTCAACTTAGCCATCATGTCTTTTTGAGACTCCAGCATCTTTTCTGTCATATCATGTTGGATCTTGTCCAACTGCTCCTTCAATTGCGTCTGCAACTGATCTTGTATTTCCTTTTGAAGTCACTCCAACTCTTCCACCCTTTGATCCGTAAATTTTGACTTGGCACGGTTACCGTAACGGTGCTTGGTTGATGAGTTTTTGCTTGTTTCTAGATTAACTGAGGCATAATTTTAACCAATTAAAACTCTTTTTAATAAtcttgaatgcatatgatatcatgtaatgcaaatgcatgaaatgaatgcaaaaagagtgTCGATTCTGATCCAATTtcttttagaaaactttattgataaacaaaattctttacataagaTGAATTACAAGTATGGGTTTGCCCTAATGCTCAGAGCTTTAATCTCCAGCAACAATGAAGCTAACTCCTGACCTCGATCCGATTCCAGTTCATACTTTACACTTAAAACGTCAGCCTGAATCGCCATTGTTTGTAAATGATCTGCTACTTCCCGAACTTGAGCCATATCCCTGCCCATAATGTAATCTCTGTTTTGGATTTTACTCTGTGAGTGATAAAGTTTCTCTTTCCAACGCTCTTCATTTCCCTCTAGGAATTTAATCTTGTGCTCACAGCTTTGTAATGCATACTCTAATTCTTCTAtcctctttttcatttcttcaatcttgcACAGGCTTGCTTTTAATTCTACCACGGAATTACAACTTCTATACAGGGAAAGGGATATCTCAAGTTCTGCTATTCTAGCTTTTAGTTCCTCTTGATGGTTTTGAATTTCTAACATCTGCCATTCTAGAGCCTCTTTTTGCACTTGGGTCTCCTAGGACTTTCTTTCCCACCAACCAGTTTTATTTCTTCCTTCCTGGATCTCCTGTTGCCATTGCTCTGAAGTCTTTCCCAACCCAGCAGTTCTCATCGATAgccgcaacttcttgtaatctatCTTCAGACTATCTAGATCCTCCTCTGCTTTATTCTTTCCTTAGCTTTTCAGCCTCTAACTTTTGAACGTCAGCGTCTAACCTCAAATGCATCTTTTCCTCTTCCAACCGCTCTATATTTTTTTCAAGCTCTAAATTCTTCctttcaaaatcttgttttataATATCCAACTCCGATGGAATCACTTGCAAGTATTCTTCCGTTGGTCGAGCACCTTCCGAATTTAACTCTGGAATATTCTCATTAACTCTCTTGCTTTGCCACTCACCATATTCAGGAGTCATCATTGAGCCCACAGATAGCCTTTTCATCCTACGAGCCTGATTCCAAGCTTGAGAAATTTCTTttaccttcttcttgtaattatctCCTCGGTACgagaactcacactgagctaaaCCATGCGTTGCCAGCACAAACTCTCTTGAACCGTATTGTCTTAGTACAAGCAAAGGCGCATACGCAATGGCTCCCCAAATGCCCAGCAACGGAACCCAATCAAAGCTCCCGCAACGGTAGAGAATTCTGTCAGGAATCAACCAAGGAGATCCCCATTCCACATCTTCCTCTTGAAGATTTTAAAGAATTGCTATCCAATTTTCTTCCTATATGTCATCCCTTCTTGGGGTGGCCACTATCTCTTTTATCGGGGAGTAATGTTCAGAGAAGACTCGGTACGAAATCTTGTCGACCTTCTAGAAATGACTATGAAACCAAGCTAGTAACAACTGCGCACAACCTATAAATCTGCCCTCGCCAGCTCGCCTACATGTGTTCAAAGATCTAAACGTTTCACCCAAAATCACAGGAACAGGCGTAACCCCTTTATCCAATTGGCCAAAAAGATCTAAAACCGCCTCATCAACATGCCCTAGTGCCATAGGGAAGATCACCAACCCGTAGATACTCAGAGCAAACACATCAACCTTCTTTTTCCCATCTGGATGCACTAGAATCAAGTCTCGCAAATTCTTCCATGGAATACATTTACACTCACCCTTCTGCTTGATCCTGGCCATGATCCACTGCTCGCTCATTCCAGTAATATTCATCAAGTTCTTCCAAAATGCTGGGACATACGTGGCTCTAGAATATGCTTTATCCACCTAAAGCCTTGGACAATGTAGTAAAGCTGTATATTCCTCTACCGTAGGCACCAGATCTAcctttccaaaagtgaaacaggTATATGTAGGGTTCCAATATTGAGCAAGGGCTCGAAACAATTGCTCATCCACCTTGATGTCCAATAAGTATGTCAAGTCTCCATAATTAGAGTATAATAACTGCTTAGTCTCATCACTCCACCGATCCCATATCTCCTTTAACTCCCGCAGGCTATTTTACGTCACACTAATGCGAGTGTAGTCCTACAGTTCTGACACATATCCCTTACCTAGACTGTCTCCCTTTTCCAATTGCACTTTCTCTGACCATATACGGACAATGGCATTATCCTCCAgcttatcaagaaattcgtttgcCATGAcaaattttctaatttagtaGCTGAACTTGAATCGACACTCTTTGAAATATGCAGTGACACGCAAAAATATCAACAAAACACAAAAAAGTCAGtacaacataaaataaatttcaaggcAAGTATAAGAAATTCAAGCACCTATCTGGGTAACCACTAAAATTTGGAATAGTTCTAACTAGGTTAAGCtcctaagtccactatatgaggtttggttctaaagacaaggtacccgaaccagtagattcctcgatcttcacccattataggctcatacaaatcgagttcggttcaggggaatacatttccctatagctgcatggagatgaaaatctcacgaagacataggtacggatgtatcccgaaagtgattcactatcctgcgcggaggtgaaaacctcacgaaggagtagcttctcactcccacttaaaagggtaagactaaacagtctttatgcaatatgatgccaaggtataaaaacacaatttacaatAATCATACAAACACATGCAAAGAGAGGATCGTAATTTTTacaatcaattttcaattttcgacaataagacaaaaaataatcaattttacgaCTTGACTCTCtaaggtccccagtggagtcgtcaagctgtcgaaaccatttttaaatttgaaaaacggggatcgactttgaaaataaaatgagaATCGCCACCAATCTTATATTAAGGTGTgaccggttcaccattaaaaatgaATTTGGTCTATGAAATATGAGAAAGCGAGTTCGaaagtcggttacatacgaggaagggttagcaccctcgtaacgcccaaaactggtaccaaattgattgttttaTGTCTTAGGgtggaaattttgaaaagattttaaaaaaatactatccttctaaattttaaatttgaataaactgAATTGAATAGCAAGATGTActaattttgaagaaataaattgccacactcagtgagttagagtgcaacaaTTCATTCGTCAAAATTGAGTATGTCTATTTGttttcaaattcatgcattttGAAAAGGTTGTTCAATCATTTAAGTCGAATGAGAAAGTCAGAGTCGAGTAAGTTAGGTTTCGATTTCTCGAAGttcttaaacatcaaacaatgccattatttaaaaaatcaggATAACAgaatatcacatccagtaagttaggatttaacattttgaaatcctaaatgcttagttttaaaattgaatgGTTTTAATAAATTGAACACTTGATTATCTAAATTCATCAAGAAGAATCGAAGCCTAGTAAGTTAAGGCACGATTCTTTCGAGAACTTATGAAGATCAACCTTTTAGGAATTAAGTAATAAAACAACTATAGTGCCTTAATAAAATACAATTCTCGCAAAAAGAACGTGATTGGATAACAATACATACAATGTAAAATATGAAATACAAtctaaatttaaactaaaaacaattaaGTAGTATGTGAATATCAACATTGACTTTAATCATATTATACAACCttaaatactaataaataaacaaccaataaatcaaataaaaagttTAAGCGACaaaatgtttatatttaaaattgtgGAAAATAATTCAAAGTTAATACTATGTTTTATGTACACATATATGAATACTAAAAATATTTgcatataaatcatatatatataaaagagtcATATAATTTTATTACGAAAATATGATTTAAGTTATATTCTAAGatacattatttaaatatataaagtaacaaataaatatatcaaaaacaaTGGAACcaataataatatcaaatttgaaaatgaagtATACAatagaaattttgaaataatatttaatgaatttaaaatatatttaaaataataacttgaaagaatttgcgtattattttctaaaaaatttgtACTAAAAAAGGGTTTGAAAACAATATTAAGCTAAATatctaataatgttaaaaatagtgggttaaaataataattaatttgtttaaaaacatttttttgaagacaaatttaaatatgataaaacaattttaaaaatgatagcaataactaaaataaaacataaaaaaaaagtttaaataaaatttgaacacaaaaaaaaaaagaaattacatAAACACGTATAGCAAGTTCAAACTaataatatataatgaatttgaaagtatttataataagttaaaaataataaattaataaattttaaaactatagcaacaataaatttaaaatattattaaaatttaaatgtcaaaaaaatgttaaattttataataaataaaagtagaacctaattgttttaaaaaaacttgttggatttgaaaaaaaaaattacgtTTGTATTAAGTTGAAATCCATTTCAAAACTGAGGGACTAATCAGGCATTTAAACGCAGGCATTAAAATAATCACAATCCATCACAAAAACGGCACCATTCAAGTGAGGATCCaaatataaaataagttaaatacaCGATATAAATTACAgataattaaagaaattaaattgcaATTCCCATAAAGGCGCAAGGACTTATTGAATAAATAAACCAATCGATCCATatgcgcggatccttcccggaTCGGGTCACCGTTTGGATCAGGTCTTCAAACGCTGCTGTTTTGAAGCCATTGTATTGGCAACAGACGGTGACGTTTCAACTTCCACGTTTAAAGACTAAAACCCCAAACATTTTGTTCATTTTAGAAAACCAAAAGAGAACAGATGTTCTCTGCGTCGCTCTATGCATTGAGGGCGCTTGAGTGATCTCCGATCCAAATCTGTTCTCTGATAACAACAGAGAAGGTTCGAATCTAGTCATAAGGTACTTTCTACCCTTTCTTATTGCtgttttttctttaataaacAATCAGTAGATACAAAATGGAAAAGAATGAAGGGAAAAAAATGATCTGCGAATGAAAAAAAGAACCCAGAAATCaccatttttgtattttgatttttgtatTCTGAATGTGTAAGGGAGAAATACAAAGGGTTTTCGGTTCTTATATCCTCATTCGACAAAGAACCgaaaaaaatcgaataaaataaataacaataatagaaaaaatCCTCATTGGTTTGTTCTCTGCTGTGTTTTGTTTGCGTTTGCAGGTACGGCGTATGGTGTCAGGAGACGTGCCATGTACAGAGGCCAGCTGGGGCGTGGGTGGGGTGGAGGCTTGGCGCGGGCGTAGAGGCTACTATTGTGACGGTTTGAAtttccagaaaccctagggtttcttgtGTTTCCGTGTCTTGGGCTGATTTGGGTCATTGGGTATTTAGGCTAGTGGGCCGAATTGGGCTGGTAATTTGGGTAG from the Gossypium hirsutum isolate 1008001.06 chromosome D09, Gossypium_hirsutum_v2.1, whole genome shotgun sequence genome contains:
- the LOC107892708 gene encoding uncharacterized protein, which produces MGVVKFDDSLNAENLLPNHADKGVNMMSKSMGEKVKNDIGEVKTPLKQVWKEMVKRGQVISDFEEGDGIENYCEFHHERGHAIQKCKGFRALVQSMMNNKEMKFYKEVEGERSICASESATKTSKMNHPVVIISHPKNNEARVQVTPKFVIHKPSNFSYKDSKMVPWNYGCNVIIPGKEVERSHERSSYTRNGKRYDTQAELPREKNLMVEQRKGKVVEVEPLVNEPIKEEEAKGFVKFLKHSEYSVVEQLYKQPACISVLALLLSSEVHRSALIKVLNETYMADDISVNKLDRLVNNISADNFIFFNDDEIPSGGRGSTKALHITTRCKGYTLPGVLIDNGSALNVLPLSTLNRLPMDSSHMKTCQNIVRAFDGTERRVIGRIEIPLMIGPTTYEVDFLVIDIKPSYNCLLGRPWIHSAGAVSSSLHQKVKLVSEGRLITISAEEDTVATVTGDAPYVETNDEAVDYSFRSLEFVNTMFITEGSRLPVLKISKTTEMGLQLMVGRGALSGKGLGKHLQGRIEAPMLKEKFDSFG
- the LOC121220748 gene encoding uncharacterized protein, translating into MSEQWIMARIKQKGECKCIPWKNLRDLILVHPDGKKKVDVFALSIYGLVIFPMALGHVDEAVLDLFGQLDKGVTPVPVILGETFRSLNTCRRAGEGRFIEEDVEWGSPWLIPDRILYRCGSFDWVPLLGIWGAIAYAPLLVLRQYGSREFVLATHGLAQCEFSYRGDNYKKKVKEISQAWNQARRMKRLSVGSMMTPEYGEWQSKRVNENIPELNSEGARPTEEYLQVIPSELDIIKQDFERKNLELEKNIERLEEEKMHLRLDADVQKLEAEKLRKE